The following proteins are encoded in a genomic region of Bacillota bacterium:
- a CDS encoding extracellular solute-binding protein gives MRERLGSALPWAVLFLVLIGIIIASLTLAKRAPDSPQRVKLVVWRLQLGEESAGLRAQVEEFERRYPHIEVSLLSMGAGRMNPQKLMTAIVGNVAPDVIFQDRFTIGDWASRDAFRPLDDLIARDRNQPDGIRPEEFYTACWQEACYKGKVYAIPAGTDNRALYYNKQLFREAGLDPNRPPQTWEELLEYAKKLTKRNPDGTYQRIGFIPNYGNSWLYLYSWQNGGEFMSPDGRTCTLNNPRTVEALEWLVKVYDELGGAKNINAFASGFQTQEMDPFFIGKVAMKIDGNWVLNNIARYKPDLDFGVAPAPVPAARLRGEPPFEGQPKFITWSGGFSFAIPRGAKHVEEAWLFIKWMSGVESNLISARAQKAWNESKGRPYVPGLSANLKVNEAVFKEFAPKSAKFREPLRMFIDLMQVSKFRPVTFVGQRLWDEHVRAFDMAILHEMTPKQALDAGTLTVQRELDKVFTREKYPILDIRLPMALIALGLLAFVAVVVLLARRSDPVGKLGRPEAVAGYLFASPWIIGFFLFTAGPILASIVFSFCDYDVLHPPRYVGLLNYKELLTVDFGFLSKAFYNAGYLAFFGIPLGMTTGLAIAMLLNTQVRGMSGYRTAYYMPSIVPVVASAVLWAWVLNGDPNRGLVNAAWKATLGQWFGWAPPGWFGVPEWSKPGLIVMGLWGAGGGMILWLAGLQGIPSHLYEAAELDGASGWAKFRHVTLPMLSPYIFFNLIMGTIHALQEFDRIYILGGVGAGTSSTGPGDSLLVPVMYLFNNAFTYFKMGYASALAWIIFLIILALTLIQLKLAPRWVHYEVEKGK, from the coding sequence ATGCGGGAGAGATTGGGAAGCGCCCTGCCTTGGGCTGTGCTGTTTCTCGTCCTGATAGGAATCATTATTGCCTCGCTGACGCTGGCAAAGCGGGCGCCCGATTCACCGCAGAGGGTGAAACTGGTGGTGTGGAGGCTGCAGCTGGGGGAGGAAAGCGCAGGACTGCGAGCGCAGGTAGAAGAGTTCGAGCGCCGCTACCCACATATCGAGGTCAGCCTGCTGTCGATGGGAGCGGGACGCATGAACCCCCAGAAGCTGATGACCGCCATTGTGGGAAACGTGGCACCCGATGTTATCTTCCAGGACCGCTTCACCATCGGCGACTGGGCATCGCGCGATGCCTTCCGTCCACTGGATGACCTTATCGCGCGCGACCGCAATCAACCCGACGGCATCCGCCCCGAGGAGTTCTATACCGCTTGCTGGCAGGAGGCATGTTACAAGGGCAAAGTGTACGCCATCCCCGCCGGTACCGACAACCGCGCGCTTTACTATAACAAACAACTCTTCCGCGAGGCAGGCTTAGACCCCAACCGTCCGCCTCAAACGTGGGAGGAACTGCTGGAATACGCCAAAAAGCTGACCAAACGCAACCCGGATGGTACCTACCAGCGCATCGGTTTCATCCCCAACTACGGCAACTCGTGGCTGTATCTGTACTCGTGGCAGAACGGCGGCGAGTTCATGTCTCCCGATGGGCGCACCTGCACCCTGAATAACCCGCGCACGGTAGAGGCACTGGAGTGGCTGGTGAAGGTGTACGACGAGCTGGGTGGAGCCAAAAACATCAACGCTTTCGCCTCCGGATTCCAGACTCAGGAGATGGACCCGTTCTTTATCGGCAAGGTGGCGATGAAGATAGACGGCAACTGGGTGCTGAACAATATCGCCCGCTACAAGCCCGACCTCGATTTCGGGGTCGCTCCTGCACCCGTCCCGGCCGCCCGCCTGCGCGGTGAACCGCCCTTCGAAGGACAGCCAAAGTTCATCACGTGGTCTGGCGGCTTCTCGTTTGCCATTCCGCGTGGAGCCAAACACGTGGAAGAGGCGTGGCTGTTCATCAAGTGGATGTCGGGAGTGGAGAGCAACCTGATTTCCGCGCGGGCGCAAAAGGCATGGAACGAAAGCAAAGGGCGCCCCTATGTGCCCGGATTGTCTGCCAATCTGAAAGTCAACGAAGCGGTATTCAAGGAGTTCGCCCCGAAGTCTGCCAAGTTTCGCGAGCCGCTGCGGATGTTCATCGACCTGATGCAGGTCTCCAAATTCCGCCCGGTGACTTTCGTGGGACAGCGACTGTGGGACGAGCACGTGCGCGCCTTCGATATGGCAATCCTGCATGAGATGACCCCCAAACAGGCTTTGGATGCAGGGACTTTGACGGTTCAGCGCGAGCTGGATAAAGTCTTCACGCGCGAGAAGTATCCTATCCTGGACATCCGCTTGCCGATGGCGCTGATCGCGCTGGGGCTGCTGGCGTTTGTGGCAGTGGTGGTGCTGCTGGCGAGGCGGTCGGACCCAGTGGGCAAGCTGGGGCGACCGGAAGCCGTTGCGGGATACCTGTTCGCTTCGCCATGGATTATCGGCTTCTTCCTGTTTACAGCGGGACCCATTCTGGCGTCTATTGTGTTCAGCTTCTGTGATTACGACGTACTGCATCCGCCGCGGTACGTCGGCTTGCTGAATTACAAGGAGCTGCTGACGGTGGATTTCGGCTTCCTCAGCAAAGCCTTCTACAACGCGGGGTATCTGGCGTTCTTCGGCATCCCGCTGGGGATGACCACAGGCTTAGCCATCGCCATGCTGCTGAACACGCAAGTGCGCGGCATGAGCGGCTATCGCACTGCCTACTACATGCCCTCCATTGTGCCAGTGGTGGCTTCGGCGGTGCTCTGGGCATGGGTGCTGAATGGCGACCCGAACAGGGGACTGGTGAATGCCGCGTGGAAAGCCACGCTGGGACAGTGGTTTGGCTGGGCACCGCCGGGCTGGTTCGGCGTGCCGGAGTGGAGCAAGCCGGGCTTAATCGTGATGGGACTGTGGGGAGCAGGCGGAGGGATGATCCTGTGGCTTGCCGGCTTACAGGGCATCCCGTCACACCTGTACGAAGCGGCCGAGCTGGACGGAGCGAGTGGCTGGGCGAAGTTCCGCCATGTGACCCTGCCCATGCTTTCGCCCTACATCTTCTTCAACCTCATCATGGGCACGATTCACGCCCTGCAGGAGTTTGACCGTATCTATATCCTCGGCGGTGTGGGCGCAGGAACGAGCAGCACTGGTCCCGGTGATAGTCTGCTGGTTCCCGTCATGTATCTGTTCAACAACGCCTTCACCTACTTCAAGATGGGCTATGCTTCCGCGCTGGCGTGGATTATCTTCCTCATTATCCTCGCGTTGACGCTGATCCAGCTCAAGCTCGCGCCGCGCTGGGTGCACTACGAAGTGGAAAAAGGGAAATGA
- a CDS encoding YbhB/YbcL family Raf kinase inhibitor-like protein produces MDIRLTSTAFTEGGTIPRKHTCDGADVSPPLAWDNVPEGTRSFALICDDPDAPMGTWVHWVLFNLPADARSLPEAVPPEKELPGGARQGTNDFRKIGYGGPCPPPGKPHRYFFKLYALDTTLDLPAGSTKAQVVKAMEGHVLAEGQLMGKYGR; encoded by the coding sequence ATGGACATCCGCCTGACCAGCACCGCCTTTACCGAAGGAGGCACCATTCCCAGAAAACACACCTGCGACGGCGCTGACGTGTCGCCTCCGCTCGCCTGGGACAACGTGCCCGAGGGCACCAGAAGCTTCGCGCTCATCTGCGATGACCCGGATGCCCCCATGGGTACCTGGGTGCACTGGGTGCTGTTTAACCTGCCAGCCGATGCCCGCAGCCTGCCCGAAGCGGTGCCCCCCGAGAAGGAACTGCCCGGCGGCGCACGACAGGGCACGAACGACTTCCGCAAAATCGGTTACGGTGGACCCTGCCCACCGCCCGGCAAACCCCATCGCTACTTCTTCAAGCTGTACGCACTGGATACCACGCTGGACCTGCCTGCGGGCAGCACCAAAGCACAGGTAGTGAAGGCGATGGAAGGGCATGTGCTGGCGGAAGGGCAACTGATGGGCAAATACGGCAGGTAG
- the argF gene encoding ornithine carbamoyltransferase: MPMWARFSEGARRVIFYAQEEALRLGETFVSTEHLLLALTRDAESAAARVLEQLGVSLSQLRIEVEKRVTLGPSKVGHETQLTPRAKRVIDLAYEEARHFNDHYIGTEHLLLGLIREAEGLAGQILKAKGIDLERTRIAIKALRQGETLPSAQVTVSRTDVLRGLHGRDLIGINDLTSEECIAVLQLAAEMKQTTRVGGEVIRWKRPHLLAMIFEKPSLRTRFTFEAAMVQLGGHAIYLSPNEIGLGKRESVADVARNLERWCQAIMARVFAHQTLIELAENAKVPVINALSDLEHPCQALADFQTLIEHKGEAKGKHLVFVGDGNNVAHSLMLLAAKLGTHFTIACPEGYEPNAHILNLAREIAAATGALITVMRDPKEAVRTADAIYTDVWASMGQEHEAEQRKQVFMPYQVNADLLKAAKPGAMVMHCLPAHRGEEITDEVIDGAQSVVFDQAENRLHAQKAVLAALIGDW, translated from the coding sequence ATGCCTATGTGGGCACGATTCAGTGAGGGCGCACGCAGGGTCATCTTCTATGCGCAGGAAGAGGCGTTACGCCTTGGCGAGACCTTCGTGAGCACCGAACACCTGTTGCTGGCATTGACGCGGGATGCGGAATCCGCGGCAGCGCGCGTTCTCGAGCAGCTGGGTGTCAGCCTCTCGCAGTTGCGCATCGAGGTGGAGAAGCGGGTGACGCTCGGACCGAGCAAGGTGGGTCACGAAACGCAGCTCACCCCGCGCGCCAAGCGCGTGATTGACCTTGCGTACGAAGAAGCGCGTCACTTCAACGACCACTACATCGGCACGGAGCACCTGTTGCTGGGGCTCATCCGCGAAGCAGAGGGGCTGGCAGGGCAGATACTGAAAGCAAAGGGAATAGACCTCGAGCGCACGCGCATCGCCATCAAAGCGCTGAGACAGGGAGAGACTTTACCTTCTGCACAGGTCACCGTGTCGCGGACAGACGTGCTGCGCGGCTTGCACGGGCGCGACCTGATCGGCATCAACGACCTCACCTCCGAAGAGTGCATCGCCGTGCTGCAGCTGGCGGCGGAGATGAAGCAGACCACACGCGTGGGTGGAGAGGTGATTCGCTGGAAGCGTCCCCATCTGCTGGCGATGATTTTCGAAAAACCGTCCCTGCGCACCCGCTTCACCTTTGAAGCGGCGATGGTGCAGCTGGGAGGACACGCCATCTATCTCTCGCCCAACGAAATCGGGCTGGGCAAGCGCGAGAGCGTGGCGGATGTGGCGCGCAATCTGGAGCGGTGGTGTCAGGCTATCATGGCGCGTGTGTTCGCACACCAGACACTGATAGAGCTCGCGGAGAACGCAAAGGTTCCCGTCATCAACGCCCTCAGCGACCTCGAACACCCCTGTCAGGCGCTAGCCGACTTCCAGACGCTGATCGAGCATAAGGGCGAGGCGAAGGGCAAGCATCTGGTGTTCGTGGGTGATGGCAACAATGTGGCGCACAGCCTGATGCTGCTGGCGGCGAAGCTGGGAACGCATTTCACCATCGCCTGCCCCGAAGGCTACGAGCCGAACGCGCACATCCTGAATCTGGCGCGGGAAATCGCCGCCGCTACTGGCGCGTTGATCACAGTAATGCGCGACCCGAAGGAGGCAGTACGCACCGCCGACGCCATCTATACCGACGTGTGGGCGAGCATGGGACAGGAACATGAGGCGGAACAGCGCAAGCAGGTGTTCATGCCGTATCAGGTGAATGCCGACCTGCTGAAGGCGGCGAAGCCGGGCGCGATGGTGATGCACTGCCTGCCCGCGCACCGCGGCGAGGAGATTACCGATGAGGTGATAGACGGAGCGCAGTCGGTGGTGTTTGACCAGGCAGAAAACCGCCTGCACGCGCAGAAGGCGGTGCTCGCCGCGCTGATTGGGGACTGGTAA
- a CDS encoding glycosyltransferase, with product MPLVSVVVTSYNHARYLPQAIESVLAQTFTDIEVVAIDDASQDESPAILQRYADRVKVIQHPTNRGTYASLNEGIALTSAPCVAILNSDDIWLPEKLEKQVAVMESDARIGLAHTAFRPIDADGNPIKGNPLGVRFPPNPQGDLLTDLLTRNLFITSSVLFRRECLERCGWFEEGLFGMGDWDMWLRIAEHYRIGYVPEVLTLYRIHGQNTMYQRQRMLADDLWIHEERIRKRIPELLRRNGWQMRRALGIALAALGVIYSQMGERGKAFGAVTQSLKLYPWRLKTWLRLLMSFTAR from the coding sequence ATGCCCCTCGTGAGCGTGGTGGTTACCAGCTACAACCACGCGCGTTACTTACCGCAGGCGATAGAGAGCGTGCTGGCGCAGACCTTCACGGACATCGAGGTGGTCGCCATCGACGACGCCAGCCAGGACGAATCGCCCGCCATCCTGCAGCGCTATGCCGACCGCGTGAAGGTGATCCAGCACCCGACGAACCGCGGCACCTATGCCTCCCTGAACGAGGGGATTGCGCTCACGAGTGCACCCTGCGTCGCTATCCTGAACTCCGACGACATCTGGCTGCCTGAAAAGCTGGAGAAGCAGGTCGCGGTGATGGAGAGTGATGCGCGCATCGGGCTGGCGCACACCGCCTTCCGCCCGATCGACGCGGACGGGAACCCCATCAAGGGCAATCCGCTGGGGGTGCGCTTTCCCCCGAACCCTCAGGGCGACCTGCTCACGGATCTCCTCACACGCAACCTGTTCATTACCTCCTCCGTGCTGTTTCGGCGGGAATGCCTCGAGCGGTGCGGATGGTTCGAGGAAGGTCTCTTCGGAATGGGCGACTGGGATATGTGGCTGCGCATCGCGGAGCACTACCGCATCGGTTATGTGCCCGAAGTGCTGACCCTGTATCGTATTCACGGACAGAACACCATGTACCAGCGCCAGCGCATGCTTGCGGACGACCTGTGGATTCACGAAGAGCGCATCCGCAAGCGTATCCCTGAGCTGCTTCGGCGCAACGGCTGGCAGATGAGACGTGCGCTGGGTATCGCGCTGGCGGCGCTGGGCGTCATCTACAGCCAGATGGGCGAGCGAGGCAAGGCGTTCGGGGCAGTGACGCAGAGCCTGAAGCTTTACCCCTGGCGGCTGAAGACGTGGCTGCGGTTGTTGATGAGCTTTACAGCCCGGTAA
- a CDS encoding D-2-hydroxyacid dehydrogenase, translating into MYLTDMAISSATRVQVLLTCSPGWRIHEQFLGRCQQDELASQRVEWTVIPPEELRPDVLAQAEVMVCGHFAREWLPHCRRLRWVQFLGAGIEGSLSPELLASDIILTNASGVHAIPIAEHVFGMMLMFARGLHRCVRQQMQAEWNRDGFREQVREIYGATLGVVGLGAIGAAVAERGKAMGMRVMATRRRPQPCPEYVDVLLPPSQLSDLLRESEYVVLCVPLTRETRHLIGETQLRQMRRDAILINISRGAVVDEPALIRALQEGWIAGAGLDVFDPEPLPANSPLWHLPNVIISPHVSGVTPHYGTRAAEIFLRNLHAFLANDLASMVNVVDKQAGY; encoded by the coding sequence TTGTATCTGACTGACATGGCGATTTCCAGCGCCACAAGAGTTCAAGTATTGCTTACCTGCTCGCCCGGCTGGAGGATTCACGAGCAGTTTCTGGGTCGCTGCCAGCAGGACGAACTCGCCAGCCAGCGGGTGGAGTGGACGGTCATTCCGCCAGAGGAGCTGCGTCCCGATGTGCTGGCGCAGGCGGAGGTGATGGTATGCGGGCATTTTGCGCGAGAGTGGCTTCCCCATTGCCGACGTCTGCGCTGGGTGCAGTTTCTGGGTGCGGGTATCGAAGGCTCCCTGTCTCCCGAACTGCTGGCGAGCGACATCATCCTGACGAACGCCAGCGGCGTGCATGCCATCCCCATCGCAGAGCATGTGTTCGGTATGATGCTGATGTTCGCGCGGGGTTTGCATCGGTGCGTGCGCCAGCAGATGCAGGCGGAATGGAACCGCGACGGCTTTCGCGAACAGGTGCGCGAAATCTATGGCGCGACTCTCGGCGTTGTCGGTCTGGGCGCCATCGGCGCGGCAGTGGCGGAACGCGGTAAAGCAATGGGCATGCGCGTGATGGCAACGCGGCGACGCCCTCAACCGTGCCCGGAGTATGTGGACGTGCTATTGCCCCCGTCGCAGCTTTCCGACCTGCTGCGTGAGAGTGAGTATGTGGTGCTGTGTGTGCCGTTAACGCGCGAAACGCGGCACCTGATTGGCGAGACGCAACTGCGCCAGATGCGCCGCGATGCCATCCTGATAAACATCTCGCGCGGCGCGGTCGTCGATGAGCCAGCACTGATACGCGCCCTGCAGGAGGGGTGGATCGCTGGAGCGGGGCTGGATGTGTTTGACCCTGAGCCGCTGCCCGCTAACAGCCCTCTGTGGCATCTGCCGAACGTGATTATCAGCCCGCATGTGTCGGGGGTGACTCCACATTATGGCACCCGGGCGGCGGAGATATTCCTGCGCAACCTGCACGCCTTCCTCGCCAATGACCTCGCCTCCATGGTGAACGTCGTGGACAAGCAGGCGGGGTATTGA
- a CDS encoding acetylxylan esterase — MKTMYRIDGLFACACRALLLLLLVIAAGCARTQNAETARMLPYEQLYAYDRDYPLQAEVKEQQRGNGYIIYRVQYNSVHDKRVPAWWCVPTTGTSPYPCVMIMHGYGGDKNGLQMLVPAFAMRGIATFAIDAEYHGDRKQPGSDILSPYIYRNRDAFIQTVIDLRRGIDFLQSRREIDAKRIGYIGLSMGGILGGILAGVDERVQAPILIVAGGDWGYLFANSQHPNAVQLREKNPELFKNPQKINELVGPMDPVNWVARISPRPLLMINGKDDQIVPKECTERLFAAAKEPKEILWLEGGHMPQPDAVLRKVDEWLSKHLLATSQ; from the coding sequence ATGAAGACCATGTATCGCATTGACGGGCTGTTTGCTTGTGCCTGTCGCGCGCTGCTGCTGCTGTTGCTGGTGATTGCAGCCGGGTGCGCCCGCACACAAAACGCGGAAACGGCGCGTATGTTACCTTACGAGCAGCTCTACGCCTACGACAGGGACTACCCTCTCCAGGCGGAGGTCAAAGAACAGCAGCGCGGTAACGGCTATATCATTTACCGTGTACAGTATAACAGCGTGCACGACAAACGAGTCCCTGCCTGGTGGTGTGTGCCCACGACGGGGACGTCTCCCTACCCCTGCGTGATGATCATGCACGGCTACGGCGGCGACAAAAACGGTCTGCAGATGCTGGTGCCGGCGTTCGCTATGCGCGGCATCGCCACCTTTGCCATCGACGCGGAGTATCACGGCGACCGCAAGCAACCGGGCAGTGACATCCTCAGCCCGTATATTTACCGCAACCGCGATGCTTTCATCCAGACGGTAATTGACCTGCGTCGCGGCATCGACTTCCTGCAGAGCCGACGGGAGATAGATGCCAAGCGCATCGGCTACATCGGGCTGAGCATGGGAGGCATTCTGGGTGGTATTCTCGCTGGAGTGGATGAGCGCGTGCAGGCACCTATCCTGATCGTGGCTGGCGGGGACTGGGGCTATCTTTTCGCCAACAGCCAGCACCCCAACGCGGTGCAGCTGCGTGAGAAAAACCCTGAACTGTTCAAGAACCCGCAGAAAATCAACGAGCTGGTGGGCCCGATGGACCCGGTGAACTGGGTGGCGCGCATCTCGCCTCGTCCTCTGCTGATGATTAACGGCAAAGATGACCAGATTGTGCCCAAAGAGTGCACCGAGCGGCTCTTCGCGGCTGCCAAGGAGCCAAAGGAAATCCTGTGGCTGGAAGGTGGTCACATGCCTCAGCCCGATGCGGTGCTGCGCAAGGTAGACGAGTGGTTGAGCAAGCATCTCCTGGCGACCAGCCAGTAG